The region gacaactatagatatcaaaaattcattttaaccatttctattagtttaacattttttccacttttttttaataagagtatgaaaacctagatttttttttttattgtacatttagaacagatataaaatgtgtgattaaccGTGCCatcgttaactattgaagtcatgcaattaattacaattaaaaaatttaaacgcctgatgcgattagaaaaaaagaaaagattattaaaaattaggggcgtcagacgattacatttttttattgtaattaatcacattacttcactagttaactcacgataaatcacaaatctcaccccaaaaaaatctaggttttcattctcttgttaacaaaagtggggaaaaatgttaaactaataaaaattgataaaatgattttttttacgtctatagccgccaatggcagtgaatgagataaagaTTGCTGACTCTTGGATTTGTCCATTTCACTGCACATGTGCAGACTTGATTATTGATGAGCCGAGCAAAATTCTGGCAATTTCCCTTTTGTTTCTAAGGGTGTCGCAATAATTTCATAAAAGTAGCAATAATTTAGTACATGACTAGAAACAGTCCACTGTATTACGCACTGTCTgtacaaaataacacattaaatTGATACTAGTAACGACAACAAAGTATTATGAGAAAGTTTCTGTGCAGTTTAAGTAAATTTAACGCTAGTCTGTTCGATAGTACACTGGAAGTGGTGTGAATAGATTTTGATTGGTCCTTTTTTAGCTATTGATGTTCATCATCATGATCATGATCTTGTACGCACATTCGATTGATATTATTGACCTAATAGTAAATTGTGTGTAAAATGATTTTCACTCATACGTTGTAAACTCAAGTGGGTCAGTCTGAACTGTGAGACTCTAGGCCTGAAGATGAGTCCTGCTCCAGCCCTGCAAAACTACCAAAGGTTTCAACTTTTGTCACTGTGACAGATGTTCTCGTCGTTAGCAGTCAGTGTCAACTGCTGAGTGAAGAGAATGCAGCAGAGATGAAGTGGAGAGTGACATAAGTGACACGTTTCAAAAGACGACTACTAAAGTGGTTGAAATAGTCAATCATAtcaaatgttgatgtttttacaaatacaataaaataattgagaTCATTCACTTGTCGATAGGATTTTTAGGATCAAGGATGTAATCTATCTGAGCCAATTGGAGAATGTtctcaaatgtacattttagttGCTACATTTCAATATCCAAAATCTTTGCAGTACAAATCTTCCGATGAATAGATTTGCCCTGGTTCGCCTAAACATGCCCCTAATGAGTTCAAGTCAAAATGTGACACATTTACAAAGACGTGGGCTTGCATGCATGCATCACAAACGCGGTGGAATGTAGAAGAACGAGTTAACTTGGCAGCTGAATATACAGATTATTATCTGCAATTATGACATGACAACTCACTGGTATTCTATTATTTTACAGTCATTGGCATAAGCATTTGTGAAGGAACTTGTTTGATGGAAAGCTCATTTGTGGATTTGGATTTATGTATGTCAAAAATAACTTGCACAGTCATgaagattgttttttcccctcccaagTCAGAAATTAAGATTCACAATCTGTTTTCGAACACCTGCTTATTTTCTTCCACAACAAACTCATCCAACGTTGGACATATTTTGCACAATAATGTCCACGTGGAAGCAAAGTTAGAGTAAAACAAAAGGTGTCTCAAGACTTTTATCAAGCCTGGTATGTCTAATTAACTGGCATTTTGCAATAAATAAGTGTCAAGTTGGCACGACAACAATCACTAAGTATTTCTCAATCAGTACGAGTCAAGCTCAAGCTTAGCCTTCCTGATATgcaaagagttaatttatttacattcaaatggccttaaaaaaaaaagcaaatgaaatgaatagcaaaTGTAAAGACACAAATACGCACAAGTGGGCAGGGGGCAAGCGGAAGCGCCGTCACCGTAATGTGACTTGATGGCTCATCGGAATTGGAAGTGGGCCGACTGGAGCATGCTGCTGCGGCTCATGCTTGCTGTAGGTGTGTCTCATTGCGAAGTGCACGCCCACGCAATGAGATCTCCTAAAACCAACACCCTCATACCTTCCAGGGGGAGGAGAAAAATAATAGGAAGAGCAGCAAGTTAACAGGAATGAGTGGCAGCATTAAAAGGGGCGGGGCTTAACcccaatgttgcaaaaaagttaAACAGTAGAGTATTTGCTTAGGAAGTGTAGCAGAGatcattgagggattttttttctttcgctgTATTGCAGGGGTGCTCAAGCTCGGTCCTCGAGTGtacctatccagcctgttttccaatGTTTTCCTCCTGCAGCACAACTGAATCTAATCagttaatcagcaagctttgcagaagcctgataacgatcctgatcatgaatcaggtgtctTAGTGGAGTGAAACATGGTAACcctaaaatttagaaaataaatgtccTTGGTTTTGTGCGCTGAGAACAGTGAgactacaataaataaaaacagtgagCAACTTACTGATAGCTCGTCATCGCCAACTTGAGTTAACAGTGAGTGCTGATGttacacgcgcgcgcacacacgttaAAGGGGGTGCGCTGCTTGTAAATGAGCAGTCGCGAAATTGAACGGCTAACGACATCCAGTGGCCAGCGATAGCAACACAACTATTTCTAAGGCCCACCCGCACAAAAGAgcacaaagtcaaatgtgtttttgtttttattggaaAGATCATGCAGTGCACTTCCATGGCGGGAGGTAACATCACTTTCAAGGATACACATGAAAAGACAGTACTCCTGAAATTACATAGTAGAAAACATAACTAAACATTACCGAGGAATGTAACAAATTAAATAGCAATAGAGTGGCGAGGGGAAATGTGCAACACTGCAGATCTTAAAATGCTCACTAGGTTAAAGGTGTTTGTAACCCCGTtgtgtaaatacaaaaaaaaaaaaaaggaaaaaatgattCGGAAGGTAACTTAAgtcaaaaaaaagcaataaattaCTTTGCATGTTTACTGAGGAAACTGCGGTGGCATGGGGTACGGCGTCAGCGGGGGCGGATGCTGCTGGGGGGGCTGTGCTTGGGGGAAGGGGAATGGGGGGTGACTTGCGCCATTCTGCTGGGGTTGGAAGCTGTTCTGAGGGGGGAAGGATGCTGCCTGGTTATTAAATGACTGTCCATTGCCATTGTAGCCGCCGCTAAAGCCATTAGTACCAGCACTGCCACCACCACCGTTTCCCGCAAAGCCTCCGTTTTGAGTAGTTGTGCTAAAGCTTTTGTTTGGTCCGGGTCCATTGTCATAGCCTCTACTGCTATCCCTGTCCCTAAAATTGCCAAAATCTCGCCTTCCAGAAGAATACCGATCCCTGCGGTCAAAATCACCACCTCTGCCTCCCCTTGAACGACCTGCAAAGAGAGCAGAATAGTGTTAACACGACCCTTGGGATATGGCAAACtcatgcaaatgtaaaaaaacaaaaactttagcAGAGAAGTGGCTGTGTTTTACAGCACAGTTTCCGTATCTCACCAATTTGATTTACCTCCTCTGATTTCACCCATTTGGAGGAGCTTGGGGTTGATGGCCTGGTTGGCCTCGCGTAGAACAGAGATGAGGTCGCTGGCTTGCCTCACGTTGTTGGGAGTGAAGAAGGTGTAGGCCGTGCCAGTCTTTTGGCTACGGGCCGTTCTGCCAATGCGGTGGATATAGTCCTCAGAGTTGTTGGGGTAGTCAAAGTTGATGACAAATTTCACGTCCTCAACATCTGTAAGATTGTGGTGCGGTGTGGCAAAAGGGAAGAGGAGGACAGCACACAAAGACGTGCGCCAGCGCCACCACAACAACCAGATCAAACAAAGCACCGTTAGTAGCGTCACGGGGTCGGCAAAGCCACAAAAACTGTCATTAGACAACCGCATTTCAACATATGGGGAGACTACAGTGGGAAGAGAGAAACAATGCACACTCCAGTCACTTCTAATTGAGGGGAGTtaggaggggagaaaaaaaaaaaattatgtcctCCAAGTTGTGACCAAGGCATCAAAAAAACAGATCCCAAGCCTTACCCTTCATTGGAGCGTGCATTCACTAGTCCGTTCCCATCGCAGCGCACCCCCCCCACTTGGTCTACATAGTAGGGCCACTAGGCACACTACTGCCTCCTAGTGTCACTGATCGACTCAAAGTCCACTTGTCAGCGCACACTGGTGAGAAGGTGCTACTAAGTTCACACGGCAGTCTTTAGCCAACAAAGTGGAGATGTGAACCAGTTTGCAGGATGCCTACAAACGGCGCACCCCAGTCGCCAGGGCAAGATTATCCCAGTGATCAAAGTCTCTCGTTGGCAGGTCTCGACATGACTTTTGTAACGCAGGCGAGGGAGGAGTGTGAGCTTGGAATGTGTCCAACTAGCATGTCCCACTGTCACCAAAAGCGCCAGTAGCCATGTTATTGCAGAGGTGAGATTCCAATCGATCTTACAAGCTGCTCATCCGACAAGTTGAACTGCAACGGCGACGCCACCCATGCTTTACAACCCATCCACGCAACCGAAAGCACCTTAGGAATGACTCGGgacttgcttgtgtccaaacAATGCTGCGGGGCTTTCAGCTGGGGCAGTTACAGAGCCTGGGTGCGTGACGCAGTCCAAACCGTTGCCAGACAACAGTCAAGCGTGTAGGGGAGCAACTGTGGACTTCCCCCACTTTTAGATAGGCCAGCGCGTTGTATGCTGCACTCTGACCTCGACACCTCTGCTTATGTGCACGACTGGGAGACCCGTGCCTCGCCAGTCAGGACATCTCCAAGAATCCTCCTTCCCCCTCTAGGCACCTGGGCTTGTCATGCCAAGGCCCTGCCATAACCTCTGCTCCTTTGGCCCATGGGAGAGACTCAGAGAGAAGCAGAAGAGTTAAAGAAAGCAAATATACTTTCttctaaaaaaattcaaacgtTTTAAGTGCTTTACGGGGGATACTGACCTAAACCACGAGATGCAACATCTGTAGCGATCAGAATTGGAGCCTTTCCATATTTAAAttctgaaaaacacaaaaagattTTACGAAATTACGACCTTCCGTTTGTAAACCGCGAAatggaaggagaaaaaaaacacactgtaAGCTCACCATTAAGAACCCAGTCTCTTTCTTGTTGGCTCTTATCTCCATGGATTCCCATAGCTGGCCATCTAAACATTTCAAAAGCATCTCATTAAATATGCTGTCTGACAGAAGGTGTGCTTTTTGGTTGCATCACAACTTACCCGTCCCGCCTCATTCTCCTCGTCAGGTCATCACATCGCCTCTTTGTCTCGACAAAGATTATAGTCTTGTTCTCCTTCTCACTCATGATTTCCTCCAGCAGGCGAATGAGTCttttgaaaatacaaaacagaaaatttaTGTTATGCCCGATTGCCACCAACAGTTGAGTATGTGATTAAATGTCACGCAGTGATGTACTAACTTGTTCTCCTTCTCTCCATCACTGCACACATCAACAATCTGAAGGATGTTGTGGTTTGCACTGAGCTGCAAGGCACCAACATTGATCTGCACGTAGTCTTTAAAGAAGTCTTCAGCCAGCTGACGCACCTCTTTTGGCCAGGTGGCGCTCCACATCAGCGTCTGGCGATCAGGCTGCAATAGACATAATTATGACCAAACTGAAACTGGCAAAATTGGATTCTGGTATCTGAAGGACCAGtagagaaaaaagaagaacttaCTCTGATCTGATCAACAATCTTCCTGATCTGTGGTTCAAATCCCATGTCCAGCATTCTGTCTGCCTCATCCAATACGAGGTAAGTACAACGGCGCAGGTTGGTTTTTCCTGCTTCAAGGAAGTCAATGAGTCTTCCTGGTGTTGCGATGCAGATCTCCACACCTGAGAAACATTAAACa is a window of Vanacampus margaritifer isolate UIUO_Vmar chromosome 2, RoL_Vmar_1.0, whole genome shotgun sequence DNA encoding:
- the ddx5 gene encoding putative ATP-dependent RNA helicase DDX5 isoform X1, which translates into the protein MPGYSDRDRGRDRDRDRGYGGGPHRFGGGRGGGGGGGGGGKFGNPGERLRKKHWNLDELPKFEKNFYQEHPDVSRRPLQEVENYRRAKTITVKGRNCPNPIINFHEASFPSYVMDVINKQNWTEPTPIQAQGWPLALSGNDMVGIAQTGSGKTLSYLLPAIVHINHQPFLERGDGPICLVLAPTRELAQQVQQVAAEYGRASRLKSTCIYGGAPKGPQIRDLERGVEICIATPGRLIDFLEAGKTNLRRCTYLVLDEADRMLDMGFEPQIRKIVDQIRPDRQTLMWSATWPKEVRQLAEDFFKDYVQINVGALQLSANHNILQIVDVCSDGEKENKLIRLLEEIMSEKENKTIIFVETKRRCDDLTRRMRRDGWPAMGIHGDKSQQERDWVLNEFKYGKAPILIATDVASRGLDVEDVKFVINFDYPNNSEDYIHRIGRTARSQKTGTAYTFFTPNNVRQASDLISVLREANQAINPKLLQMGEIRGGRSRGGRGGDFDRRDRYSSGRRDFGNFRDRDSSRGYDNGPGPNKSFSTTTQNGGFAGNGGGGSAGTNGFSGGYNGNGQSFNNQAASFPPQNSFQPQQNGASHPPFPFPQAQPPQQHPPPLTPYPMPPQFPQ
- the ddx5 gene encoding putative ATP-dependent RNA helicase DDX5 isoform X2; this translates as MPGYSDRDRGRDRDRDRGYGGGPHRFGGGRGGGGGGGGGGKFGNPGERLRKKHWNLDELPKFEKNFYQEHPDVSRRPLQEVENYRRAKTITVKGRNCPNPIINFHEASFPSYVMDVINKQNWTEPTPIQAQGWPLALSGNDMVGIAQTGSGKTLSYLLPAIVHINHQPFLERGDGPICLVLAPTRELAQQVQQVAAEYGRASRLKSTCIYGGAPKGPQIRDLERGVEICIATPGRLIDFLEAGKTNLRRCTYLVLDEADRMLDMGFEPQIRKIVDQIRPDRQTLMWSATWPKEVRQLAEDFFKDYVQINVGALQLSANHNILQIVDVCSDGEKENKLIRLLEEIMSEKENKTIIFVETKRRCDDLTRRMRRDGWPAMGIHGDKSQQERDWVLNEFKYGKAPILIATDVASRGLDVEDVKFVINFDYPNNSEDYIHRIGRTARSQKTGTAYTFFTPNNVRQASDLISVLREANQAINPKLLQMGEIRGGKSNWSFKGRQRW